One genomic region from Salvia hispanica cultivar TCC Black 2014 chromosome 2, UniMelb_Shisp_WGS_1.0, whole genome shotgun sequence encodes:
- the LOC125207949 gene encoding cleavage stimulating factor 64, translating to MAGKQLSGDGVPPSLAGMSKNQLYDIMSQMKTLIEQNKQQARQILIQNPALTKALFQAQIMLGMVQSPQASPAISSAVSKNPQPSAISNQQPAIQASVPVSGPIGQNQIRKQQLNQPMPSRPPSQPLAPQNPQPQSMPSHPLQQPQQPKVHVGAQSTPMSVPQHSQISSLAQLPPHTASQPPSLHQHPMPSLPTQQPLPNTGSQYMPLQPPLPPQPRPPMPGFPHQAQAQMGQNPSFQHPSGQQMHHSQHMFHSGSKPPAGMGPSFPQGQLPLPNQPLSQSMYQAGSPHVGMDFNQAGSSKPTDRGSNWIPGLPENPMGQLLGPQPGFPGQAGPSNQHPQTQSLTPEFEKALLQQVMSLTPEQINMLPAEQRNQVLNLQQMLRQ from the exons ACATTGATTGAGCAGAACAAGCAGCAGGCGAGGCAAATACTTATCCAAAATCCTGCTTTGACTAAAGCCCTTTTTCAG GCACAAATCATGCTTGGAATGGTGCAATCCCCACAAGCA TCACCAGCCATTTCATCTGCGGTGTCTAAGAATCCACAGCCATCAGCTATCTCAAATCAGCAACCTGCTATCCAGGCATCAGTACCAGTTTCTGGTCCAATTGGTCAGAACCAAATAAGAAAACAGCAGCTTAACCAACCAATGCCATCGCGCCCGCCCTCACAACCTCTTGCTCCTCAAAACCCCCAACCCCAATCCATGCCCTCACATCCATTACAACAACCACAGCAACCTAAGGTACATGTTGGTGCCCAGTCAACGCCAATGTCTGTACCACAACACTCTCAAATTTCTAGTTTGGCTCAATTGCCGCCGCATACAGCTTCCCAGCCACCCTCCCTTCACCAGCACCCTATGCCTTCATTGCCCACTCAACAACCTCTGCCAAATACTGGCAGCCAGTATATGCCCCTCCAACCGCCACTGCCACCCCAGCCAAGACCACCAATGCCAGGCTTCCCTCACCAGGCTCAAGCTCAAATGGGACAAAATCCGAGCTTTCAGCATCCTAGTGGACAACAGATGCATCATTCGCAACATATGTTTCAT TCAGGTTCAAAGCCTCCTGCTGGTATGGGGCCTTCGTTTCCACAGGGACAGTTACCACTTCCAAATCAACCTTTGTCCCAATCAATGTATCAG GCAGGAAGCCCTCATGTAGGAATGGATTTCAATCAAGCTGGAAGCTCCAAGCCAACAGACAGGGGATCCAATTGGATACCTGGCCTTCCTGAAAATCCGATGGGTCAGCTTTTAGGACCACAACCTGGGTTTCCTGGTCAAGCAGGTCCCAGCAACCAGCATCCTCAAACACAATCG TTGACTCCTGAGTTCGAAAAGGCATTACTGCAGCAGGTTATGAGTCTCACTCCGGAACAGATCAATATGCTCCCAGCGGAACAAAGAAACCAAGTTCTTAACTTGCAGCAAATGCTTCGTCAATGA